A genomic stretch from Natronomonas gomsonensis includes:
- the meaB gene encoding methylmalonyl Co-A mutase-associated GTPase MeaB: MTEEATLIDDLLAGKHRALARVITKIENRSPGYRELVSKLHEHTGSAEVVGITGSPGAGKSTLVDKMASTYRERGETVGVIAIDPSSPFTGGAVLGDRIRMASNVGDMDVFFRSMSARGSLGGLSTATTDAVKALDAFGKDRIIVETVGAGQNEIEIVKTADTVAVLVPPGSGDDVQMLKAGILEIADIFVVNKADMDGADRTVKELREMIHMQDAGPMAGHHGADAIESSDDTEDEDTGWEPQIIETVAKTGEGVEEFLETLEKHAVWLEETGELEEQARQRYGAEIRTLLREDTADLIETELEERGGLDEYIDAVLARETDPYTVADEVLAPLAECVERQRDR; the protein is encoded by the coding sequence ATGACTGAGGAAGCGACGCTCATCGACGACCTGTTGGCGGGAAAACACCGCGCGCTCGCCCGCGTCATCACGAAAATCGAGAACCGCAGTCCGGGGTATCGGGAACTCGTCTCCAAACTGCACGAACACACTGGGAGCGCGGAAGTCGTCGGTATCACCGGCTCTCCGGGTGCCGGAAAGTCGACGCTCGTCGACAAGATGGCATCGACGTACCGCGAGCGCGGCGAGACGGTCGGCGTCATCGCCATCGACCCCTCCTCGCCGTTCACCGGCGGCGCCGTGTTGGGCGACCGCATTCGGATGGCCTCGAACGTCGGCGACATGGACGTGTTCTTCCGGTCGATGTCGGCCCGGGGGTCTCTGGGAGGCCTCTCGACGGCGACGACTGACGCCGTGAAAGCGCTCGACGCCTTCGGCAAGGACAGAATCATCGTCGAGACGGTCGGTGCCGGCCAAAACGAAATCGAAATCGTCAAAACCGCAGACACGGTCGCCGTGTTGGTGCCACCGGGTTCCGGCGACGACGTACAGATGCTGAAGGCAGGCATCCTCGAAATCGCGGACATCTTCGTCGTCAATAAAGCAGACATGGACGGCGCCGACCGCACGGTAAAGGAACTCCGGGAGATGATTCACATGCAGGACGCCGGTCCGATGGCTGGACACCACGGTGCCGACGCCATCGAATCCAGCGACGACACCGAAGACGAGGACACCGGCTGGGAGCCCCAAATCATCGAGACGGTGGCGAAAACCGGCGAAGGCGTCGAGGAGTTCCTCGAAACGCTGGAGAAACACGCCGTGTGGCTCGAAGAGACGGGCGAGTTGGAGGAACAAGCACGCCAGCGGTACGGCGCCGAGATTCGGACGCTGCTTCGGGAAGACACCGCCGACCTCATCGAAACCGAATTAGAGGAGAGAGGCGGTCTGGACGAGTACATCGACGCGGTGTTGGCTCGGGAGACCGACCCCTACACGGTCGCCGACGAGGTCCTCGCACCGCTGGCGGAGTGTGTCGAACGGCAGCGGGACCGGTAG
- a CDS encoding alpha/beta fold hydrolase → MNLKRLLGGTAVGVGATAVGNRLLRGERSDLDPPLGRPLSTYRWRGFDIAYTEAGDPDSPDLVLFHGINAAGSSHEFRYVVDALAEEYHVIAPDLPGFGHSDRPPLLYSGALYVAFVRDFLRDCADDPTVLASSLSAAYTAVAAADSDLAVDSYLFVCPTASTIPGRRTWLRSLLRSPVVGEGLYNLLVSKPSIRYFLVDHGFARESSITEEWVDYDWTTAHQPGARFAPATFVSGFMDLDVDLGATLAELDVPTTIVWGRDAELPPLSTGRTLAESAEARLVVFDDADLLPHAEHPEAFVDFFTD, encoded by the coding sequence ATGAACCTGAAGCGACTGCTGGGCGGTACCGCCGTGGGTGTCGGCGCCACCGCCGTCGGCAACCGACTGCTACGCGGGGAGCGTTCGGACCTCGACCCGCCGCTCGGTCGGCCACTGTCGACGTACCGGTGGCGGGGGTTCGACATCGCCTACACCGAGGCCGGCGACCCCGATTCACCAGACCTCGTGTTGTTTCACGGCATCAACGCCGCCGGGTCGAGCCACGAGTTCCGGTACGTGGTCGATGCCTTAGCCGAGGAGTACCACGTCATCGCCCCGGACTTACCGGGGTTCGGCCACTCCGACCGACCACCGCTTCTGTACTCGGGGGCGCTGTACGTCGCGTTCGTCAGGGATTTCCTCCGAGACTGTGCCGACGACCCGACGGTGCTGGCGTCGTCGCTTTCGGCGGCGTACACGGCCGTCGCCGCCGCCGATAGCGACCTCGCGGTCGATTCGTACCTCTTCGTCTGTCCGACCGCCTCGACGATACCGGGCCGGCGAACGTGGCTCCGGTCGCTGCTCCGCTCGCCCGTCGTCGGTGAGGGGTTGTACAACCTCCTCGTCTCGAAGCCCTCTATTCGGTACTTCCTCGTCGACCACGGGTTCGCACGGGAGTCGTCGATTACCGAGGAGTGGGTCGATTACGACTGGACGACGGCCCACCAGCCCGGCGCTCGATTCGCACCTGCCACCTTCGTGAGCGGCTTCATGGACCTCGATGTCGACCTCGGGGCGACGCTCGCGGAACTCGACGTGCCGACGACCATCGTCTGGGGTCGGGACGCCGAGTTGCCGCCGCTGTCGACCGGTCGGACGCTCGCGGAGTCGGCCGAGGCACGCCTCGTGGTCTTCGACGACGCCGACCTCCTGCCACACGCCGAACACCCTGAAGCGTTCGTCGATTTCTTCACCGACTAG
- a CDS encoding response regulator, whose amino-acid sequence MAASIRVLLVDDDPSLADLMANQLGELREEFSIRVETDPNEALEAVDDGGIDCVVSDYHMPEMTGLELLRYVRQMEPDIPFILFTARGSEEIASEAVSEGVTDYFRKRRGSEQWRVLANRIENAAARYRAEAEASRREAALRNLARTVIDSVSTPVEGLLSLGRETLELEYGAFLQGFDGDTEVVVESLEGALPFPTDGEIPFADDIGDPTLDDSGTVAVTAEASAEPPEDGFNSYIGAPVYVGDERYGTLCFCSRSGRGEFTGWERAFVELLADWLGHELTSEWARDREEAVRSARSRLEAAHAALESGDEDGLRAELDAIGELLERDPPSAVPVSVELS is encoded by the coding sequence ATGGCTGCCTCTATCCGGGTTCTCCTCGTCGACGACGACCCCTCCCTCGCCGACCTGATGGCAAATCAACTCGGCGAACTTCGCGAGGAGTTCTCCATCCGGGTCGAGACGGACCCCAACGAGGCACTCGAGGCAGTCGATGACGGCGGAATCGACTGCGTGGTCAGCGACTATCACATGCCGGAGATGACCGGTCTCGAACTCCTCCGGTACGTCCGGCAGATGGAACCCGACATCCCGTTCATCCTCTTCACCGCCCGTGGGAGCGAGGAAATCGCCAGCGAAGCCGTCTCCGAGGGCGTTACCGACTACTTCCGGAAGCGACGTGGGAGCGAACAGTGGCGCGTCCTCGCCAACCGCATCGAAAACGCCGCGGCGCGGTACCGGGCCGAGGCCGAAGCCAGCCGCCGGGAAGCGGCGCTTCGAAACCTCGCCCGAACCGTCATCGACAGCGTCTCGACGCCCGTCGAGGGATTGCTGTCGCTGGGTCGTGAGACGCTCGAGCTCGAATACGGGGCGTTCCTGCAGGGCTTCGACGGCGACACCGAGGTCGTCGTCGAAAGCCTCGAAGGGGCGCTTCCGTTCCCGACGGACGGGGAGATACCGTTCGCGGACGACATCGGCGACCCGACGCTTGACGACAGCGGAACCGTCGCCGTCACTGCCGAGGCGTCGGCTGAACCCCCCGAAGACGGCTTCAACAGCTACATCGGAGCGCCCGTCTACGTCGGCGACGAGCGCTACGGGACGCTGTGTTTCTGTAGCCGTAGCGGTCGCGGCGAGTTTACCGGGTGGGAACGGGCGTTCGTCGAGTTGCTCGCCGACTGGCTCGGCCACGAACTCACCAGCGAGTGGGCCCGCGATCGCGAGGAGGCGGTTCGCTCGGCTCGAAGCCGTCTCGAAGCGGCTCACGCGGCCCTCGAGAGCGGCGACGAGGACGGGCTCCGTGCGGAACTGGACGCCATCGGAGAACTGCTGGAGCGGGACCCACCGTCGGCGGTCCCGGTGTCCGTGGAACTCTCCTAG
- a CDS encoding Zn-ribbon domain-containing OB-fold protein produces MRHNGYDNLLDAIEDGEGYYLACPEGHGSLPPRRVCPECGSRDLTDEPLPDAGEVVAATTVSVPGPQFADDAPYVTAIVDFGPVRLTGVVRGTDEEPGPGFVVGVDVEETTTEGERVVTFRPR; encoded by the coding sequence ATGCGCCACAACGGCTACGACAACCTCCTCGACGCTATCGAGGACGGCGAAGGCTACTACCTCGCCTGCCCGGAGGGACACGGTTCGCTACCGCCGCGGCGGGTCTGTCCCGAGTGTGGCAGCCGCGACCTCACTGACGAACCGCTTCCCGACGCAGGCGAGGTCGTTGCGGCGACGACGGTGTCCGTCCCCGGCCCGCAGTTCGCCGACGACGCGCCCTACGTCACCGCTATCGTCGACTTCGGACCCGTCCGTCTCACCGGCGTCGTCCGCGGCACCGACGAAGAACCCGGCCCGGGGTTCGTCGTCGGCGTCGATGTCGAGGAGACGACCACCGAGGGCGAGCGCGTCGTGACGTTCAGGCCACGATAG
- a CDS encoding thiolase domain-containing protein, with the protein MANVRIAGTGMTPFGEHAGRTGRDLFAEAGLDALEDAQLDPDDIEELYYGNFMGELAEHQGHQAPLFAEAIGIDAPATRFEAACASGGTAVRAAVQAVRNGEADAVLVGGTERMTDMGTAGATDGLSIAADDLYEIKAGMTFPGAYALMASAYLDAYDADADDLAHIAVKNHDNAVVNEKAHFQSAITVEDAVEAPRVASPLGLYDACPISDGAAAVVLTSESFAADHDLDAPVSVTGTGQGTDNLALQDRESLYRTPAAETAAETAYAEADITAADVDCAEVHDCFTIAEVLATESLGFFEPGEGLAAAKAGETTRDGSIPVNLSGGLKAKGHPVGATGVAQIAELTKLLSGTHARSDALDDPSVGIAHNAGGTVATATVHVLERTTEVDA; encoded by the coding sequence ATGGCGAACGTACGCATAGCCGGAACGGGAATGACGCCGTTCGGCGAACACGCCGGTCGGACGGGTCGTGACCTCTTTGCGGAGGCCGGACTCGACGCACTCGAAGACGCCCAACTCGACCCCGACGACATCGAAGAACTGTACTACGGCAATTTCATGGGCGAGTTAGCGGAACATCAGGGTCACCAAGCCCCGCTCTTCGCCGAGGCCATCGGCATCGACGCCCCTGCGACGCGCTTCGAGGCTGCGTGTGCCTCCGGCGGTACCGCCGTCCGCGCGGCGGTGCAAGCCGTCCGCAACGGCGAAGCCGACGCGGTGTTGGTCGGCGGCACCGAACGGATGACCGACATGGGGACCGCCGGGGCGACCGACGGCCTCTCCATCGCCGCCGACGACCTCTATGAAATCAAAGCCGGGATGACGTTCCCCGGCGCCTACGCGCTGATGGCATCGGCGTATCTCGACGCTTACGACGCCGACGCCGACGACCTCGCACACATCGCGGTGAAGAACCACGACAACGCCGTCGTCAACGAGAAGGCCCACTTCCAGTCGGCCATCACCGTCGAGGACGCCGTGGAGGCCCCCCGCGTCGCCTCGCCGCTCGGACTCTACGACGCCTGTCCCATCTCCGACGGCGCCGCCGCCGTCGTGTTGACAAGCGAATCCTTCGCGGCCGACCACGACCTCGACGCGCCGGTGTCCGTGACGGGAACCGGACAGGGGACGGACAACCTCGCCTTACAGGACCGGGAGTCGCTGTATCGGACGCCGGCCGCGGAAACCGCCGCCGAGACGGCCTACGCCGAGGCGGACATCACCGCAGCAGATGTCGACTGTGCGGAGGTCCACGACTGTTTCACCATCGCGGAAGTCCTCGCGACGGAGTCGCTGGGCTTCTTCGAACCCGGTGAAGGACTGGCCGCGGCGAAAGCCGGCGAGACGACTCGCGACGGCTCGATTCCGGTGAACCTCTCGGGCGGACTGAAGGCGAAAGGCCATCCGGTCGGCGCAACCGGCGTCGCACAGATAGCCGAACTCACCAAACTGCTGTCCGGTACCCACGCCCGCTCGGACGCTCTCGACGACCCGTCCGTTGGCATCGCCCACAACGCCGGTGGGACGGTCGCGACGGCGACCGTTCACGTCCTCGAGCGGACGACGGAGGTGGACGCATGA
- a CDS encoding DUF7111 family protein, whose amino-acid sequence MSTAEADGITAQYRETDEERLLEFDADGRTAVVAQNVEGYAMLKVRPTADGDELERYYGFDMALDHAAELLGVAVADLPIPEAAADMGM is encoded by the coding sequence ATGTCGACGGCCGAGGCCGACGGGATTACCGCCCAGTACCGCGAAACCGACGAAGAGCGCCTGCTCGAGTTCGACGCCGACGGCCGGACGGCGGTCGTCGCACAGAACGTCGAGGGGTATGCGATGTTGAAGGTTCGACCGACCGCCGACGGCGACGAACTCGAACGCTACTACGGGTTCGATATGGCGTTGGACCACGCCGCGGAACTCCTCGGCGTGGCCGTGGCGGACCTCCCGATACCCGAGGCGGCGGCCGATATGGGGATGTGA